A single genomic interval of Anopheles marshallii chromosome 2, idAnoMarsDA_429_01, whole genome shotgun sequence harbors:
- the LOC128719178 gene encoding antigen 5 like allergen Cul n 1-like: MKSCTESATTTRWRVGFSVLMALAAMALATAPSPVYSADSSADGSDYCDQSLCKPNHAHIGCNATDQFGELCPAETVQLVTMEPPLKELILKLHNGLRSELASGKMEGFAGAERMAVLVWDDELATLAEYNARTCQYLHDECRSTKRYRNAGQNIGRKSRTGNVTIDLERAITDLTNKWWQEYVESNQTVMDDYRAVGEGVDVGHFAQMASDRITKVGCGATRYYNDARKRSYVYYVCNYSHSNEHGEPVYRKGSQCAKCAGGSESSASCSTTYPGLCEGMGDTIDKELYPDTSAS; this comes from the exons ATGAAAAGCTGTACGGAAAGCGCAACCACCACGCGGTGGCGTGTCGGTTTTAGCGTGCTCATGGCACTAGCGGCCATGGCCTTAGCGACGGCACCATCGCCTGTTTACAGTGCCGACAGTAGCGCGGACGGTAGTGATTACTGCGATCAGTCACTGTGCAAACCAAACCATGCCCATATCGGGTGTAACGCCACGGACCAATTCGGTGAACTTTGTCCCGCCGAGACGGTGCAGCTCGTGACCATGGAGCCACCGCTGAAAGAGCTGATCCTGAAACTGCACAATGGGTTGCGCAGTGAGCTGGCGAGCGGAAAAATGGAGGGATTCGCCGGAGCGGAAAGGATGGCTGTGCTG GTGTGGGACGATGAGCTGGCCACCCTGGCCGAGTATAACGCTCGTACGTGCCAGTACCTGCACGACGAATGTCGCAGCACCAAGCGCTACCGGAACGCGGGCCAGAACATTGGCCGGAAGTCGAGAACGGGCAATGTCACCATCGACCTGGAACGAGCCATCACCGATCTCACCAACAAGTGGTGGCAGGAGTACGTCGAAAGCAATCAGACCGTCATGGATGACTATCGCGCCGTTGGCGAAGG CGTGGATGTGGGACATTTCGCGCAGATGGCTAGTGACCGCATTACGAAGGTTGGCTGCGGTGCCACGCGCTATTACAACGACGCAAGGAAGCGCTCGTACGTGTACTACGTCTGCAACTACTCACACAGCAACGAGCACGGTGAGCCCGTCTACCGGAAGGGATCGCAGTGTGCCAAGTGTGCCGGTGGTAGCGAATCGTCCGCCAGCTGCAGCACAACCTACCCGGGACTGTGCGAGGGCATGGGCGACACGATCGATAAGGAGCTCTATCCTGATACCTCCGCATCCTAA